Proteins encoded together in one Plutella xylostella chromosome 17, ilPluXylo3.1, whole genome shotgun sequence window:
- the LOC105381180 gene encoding transmembrane protein 70 homolog, mitochondrial, whose protein sequence is MLRFCLKNSLTPTSPILKSCFGKEVTSQWSVTGVTKYTNLTRHFASKTNENSKLERIYYGILTPQIKGVKVFSLSSSVLGLFAQPIILREASNIGSTSLIVAMCTVVGFFTFVTPLMLHFITKKYVTEIHYDPDTSIYKATTISFFLMSKQLSFKTDDVEVPDVPGMFTTMKAKGVPLFIEARHFNNPLHYAKIMGYDKPMDFKLGTEIDETENKVK, encoded by the exons ATGTTACGATTCTGCCTAAAAAATAGTTTAACACCAACCAGCCCAATCCTGAAAAGTTGCTTCGGCAAAGAAGTTACATCACAATGGAGTGTTACTGGTGTCACAAAATATACTAACCTAACTCGGCATTTTGCTTCAAAAACTAATGAAAATAGTAAATTAGAGCGAATATACTATGGCATTCTTACACCACAAATAAAAGGTGTAAAAGTGTTTTCATTGTCATCTAGTGTACTGGGTCTTTTTGCCCAACCTATCATACTAAGAGAAGCTAGTAATATAGGCAGTACCTCTCTAATTGTGGCTATGTGCACCGTGGTTGGATTCTTCACATTTGTTACTCCTCTGATGCTACACTTCATCACTAAGAAATATGTGACAGAAATTCATTATGATCCAGACACATCTATTTATAAAGCAACAACAATAAGCTTTTTCTTAATGTCAAAACAG ttatcATTTAAAACAGATGATGTGGAAGTTCCAGACGTGCCGGGCATGTTCACTACTATGAAAGCTAAAGGAGTCCCCCTGTTCATTGAGGCCCGGCACTTCAACAACCCCCTACATTATGCTAAAATTATGGGCTACGACAAACCTATGGACTTCAAACTGGGAACAGAAATAGACGaaactgaaaataaagttaaatag
- the LOC105381182 gene encoding 28S ribosomal protein S23, mitochondrial, producing MASSRLEKIGTIFTRVEGLITRGGMRPDDRPLWFDVYKAFPPIVEPRFARPKPEIKPIRQILYKEDELRAKFHSKGHGLAAVNMLNPSGETQTKNLIKEYENQKALGVPEEEILDKCAEKVISERKSKAEAARLTSNVDPQSITGQVLAEADIKNIFKEK from the exons ATGGCAAGCAGCAGATTGGAAAAAATTGGGACTATCTTTACGAG AGTGGAGGGTCTGATAACCCGTGGCGGCATGCGGCCCGACGACCGGCCGCTGTGGTTCGACGTGTACAAGGCCTTCCCGCCCATCGTGGAGCCCAGGTTCGCCAGACCCAAGCCCGAGATCAAGCCCATCAGGCAAATCCTGTACAAAGAAGACGAGCTTAGGGC AAAATTCCATTCTAAAGGACACGGTTTAGCTGCAGTCAACATGCTCAATCCCTCAGGTGAAACTCAGACTAAAAATCTCATCAAAGAGTATGAGAACCAGAAGGCCTTGGGGGTGCCAGAAGAAGAGATTTTGGATAAATGTGCTGAAAAAGTGATCAGCGAAAGGAAAAGCAAGGCAGAGGCCGCGAGACTCACGTCCAATGTAGACCCTCAGTCCATCACTGGGCAGGTGCTAGCAGAAGCTGACATAAAGAACATTTTCAAAGAGAAGTGA
- the LOC105381181 gene encoding uncharacterized protein LOC105381181 — protein MSTPMKRSKKSKFILEDIEDLLDGSNFIKEPSKTKKPLKREHAQNEEEIPVSGRKYQTTSKKNQQLNGDMCKEVKGKVLEAMEKQADIRKEINANLLNSLSEVMTEMNEDYLALKSNQSKLQQLSTALVKCISQATAAQEQKYKSLNEILVTFKKQCEQMETDQKLQANKLSNELEQDIEELRQKLISETKRSGWENLRKKIFQMESDF, from the exons ATGTCTACGCCTATGAAACGTAGTAAGAAATCAAAGTTCATCCTGGAAGATATAGAAGATTTATTAGATGGATCAAACTTTATAAAGGAACCATCTAAGACAAAGAAGCCATTGAAACGGGAACATGCACAGAATGAAGAAGAAATTCCTGTATCAGGCAGAAAATATCAAACCACAAGCAAAAAGAACCAGCAATTAAATGGGGACATGTGCAAAGAAGTGAAAGGGAAGGTACTTGAAGCAATGGAGAAGCAAGCAGATATCAG gAAGGAAATAAACGCCAACTTGCTGAACAGTTTGTCCGAGGTCATGACAGAAATGAATGAAGACTATCTTGCATTGAAAAGTAACCAGAGCAAGCTGCAGCAGCTATCCACAGCCCTTGTGAAATGCATCTCGCAAGCCACTGCAGCGcaagaacaaaaatataaatctttgAATGAAATTCTAGTAACCTTCAAGAAGCA GTGTGAACAAATGGAAACTGATCAGAAGCTTCAGGCAAATAAACTTTCTAATGAATTAGAACAAGATATAGAGGAACTTCGCCAAAAGTTGATATCTGAGACCAAGAGAAGTGGCTGGGAAAATTTGAGGAAGAAAATTTTTCAAATGGAAAgtgatttttaa